A portion of the Melanotaenia boesemani isolate fMelBoe1 chromosome 2, fMelBoe1.pri, whole genome shotgun sequence genome contains these proteins:
- the ifnphi2 gene encoding LOW QUALITY PROTEIN: interferon phi 2 (The sequence of the model RefSeq protein was modified relative to this genomic sequence to represent the inferred CDS: deleted 2 bases in 2 codons), which produces MTSSSVLLIFLLLCCFQMMLVSMPTCKLPGKVVLNTHNLLQELGGPFPVHCRQYNSRILSPDSALTASAKHHQCRWTSSVVYEFLRGAGLMFAEYYLPEGEGGLNWDEPKLDHYLNLQDRLVDDHQCVNNTEAAGVLSSYFSSVKSVVEQQDSAACGWHALRSDLLKVLKSALQIHRNCFNWTRAH; this is translated from the exons ATGACGTCCTCCTCGGTC CTCCTCATCTtcttgctgctctgctgcttccAGATGATGCTGGTTTCCATGCCGACATGCAAGTTGCCAGGAAAGGTGGTCCTGAACACCCACAACCTGCTTCAAGAACTG GGGGGGCCGTTTCCTGTCCACTGCCGGCAATACAACAGCAGGATCCTCTCTCCAGACTCCGCCCTCACTGCTTCAGCCAAACACCATCAG TGTCGCTGGACGTCATCGGTGGTGTACGAGTTTCTG AGGGGGGCGGGGCTAATGTTCGCAGAGTACTATTTACCTGAGGGAGAGGGCGGACTCAACTGGGACGAGCCGAAACTGGACCATTACCTGAACCTGCAGGACCGCCTGGTGGACGACCATCAGTGT GTGAACAACACAGAGGCTGCAGGTGTTTTATCCTCGTACTTCAGCAGCGTGAAGTCTGTTGTTGAGCAGCAG gaCAGCGCTGCCTGTGGTTGGCATGCTCTGAGGAGTGATCTGCTCAAGGTCCTAAAGTCCGCCCTCCAAATACACCGCAACTGCTTTAACTGGACGAGAGCCCACTGA